The genomic window GTACTCGGCTGCCTCCTCGCCGCCGAGGGCCGCGACGAGGTACTCCGGCAGGTTGAGCCAGCGCGTTCCGGCGAGGTCGAGTCCGGCGTCACGGAGGTGGAGGAGCTTGATGACCGAGACCTGCACGCCGAGCGGCAGGCCGGTCCGACCGGCGAACTGCTCCGCGATCTCGGCGGGGAGGGCCGCGAGCTGTTCGGCGCCGCGCGGATCGAACCAGGCGATGGCGGGCGCGACGGGCCGGCCGACGGCGTCGAGGACGATCCCGGACTCCCCCATGCCGGAGACGGCGAGCGCCCGGACCCGCGCGGCCGGCCCGAACCGGTCGACGAGTTCCGCACCGACGTGGTCGAGGAGCTCCCGGACGGTGGCGATGAGGGACGCCGCCTCCATCACGGTCGTGCCGCCTGGACCGGCGAGCCACGGGGTGGGCAGCTGGTGGATGAGGACCTCGGCGCCGTCGGCGTCGGTCACGAGGATCTTGACGCCGGTGCTGCCGAGGTCGAGGCCGGCGACGAGTCGATCCGAGGCCACGGAGGTGACGGCGGTCGAGTCGAGGTTCGCAGCAGGGTGCACGGCGGTGTCCGTTCAGGTTCCGACGTCCGTGTCGGCTTCCGACGATGACTCCATGTCATCGATGTCATGGCGAGCATACCTCGTCCATGTCATCGATGACATACCCCAGCGCGAATTCTTCGGAATCCGGGAACCGGATGGTGACGGAGGCCGGTGGGCTCAGTCGCCGAAGTCGTCGGCCGCCGGCTCGAACACGATCTCGAGGTCGACCTCGAACGACTCCCCGGGCTCCACGGTCCGGCCCGCCTTCCCGCGATCCGGACCGGCCGCGTGACTCGGCCAGCAGGTGCCGGGTTCGATGCCGAGGGCGTACGACCCCGCGGCCGTGCTCCGCCATACCGTGAGGAACGGCAACTGCTCCGGTCGGAACCGGACCGTGACCGTGCCGGCCTCGCCCGACAGGGTCGCGATGGACCAGCCGTCGGGCCCGGCGACCGCGTCGAGGGCGTCGACCTGCTCGTCGGCCGCCGGCTCGGGCTCGCCGATCACCCGCCGCCAGCCGCCACCGTCCTGGCGTTCGGATGCCGCCCCGCCGGGGACGTCGGCCTCGGCCGCCACGACGGCACCGCCGTGCAGCACCGGCCAGCCGAGGTTCACGTGGTAGAGCAGGCGTACCGGCTCGGCGACGAACCCCTCGTTCCGGACGACGTCGTGCAGGCGGATCCGCGCGACGCCGACCTCGGCTCGGATACTGCGGGTCACCGTGAGGTTCTGCTGGAACACGGCGCCCTCGCGGAGCAGGCCGTCGACGAGGAGCTCGTAGCGGCCCGCCGCGGTCCATCGCCCCTCGCGGCGGGTCACGGTCGCCGGGATGCGATGCGCCCGACCGTGCATCCCACCGTCCGCGTCCGCGGCCAGGCCGACCGCGGTGAGCCCGCAGGTCGTCAGCAGGCCGCCCTGCCAGCGGCGGGCCCAGCTCTCGGCCTGCGGAGCGGTCGTCGGTGCGACGAACGACACGACCTCGCCGTTCCAGGAGGCCTCGCCGAGGTCGAGGAACTGGTCGACCTCGACCGTCACCTCGAGTCCGCCGAGGTGGCGCAGTTCGACCTGGCGCCGGCCCGTCGACGGCCCGTCGTCGACGCGGACTGCACGCGGAGCCCACGCACGCTCGACGGCACCGGATCGGGCCTCGACGAAGCGTCGACGCCGTGCGCCCCACACGGCGTCGCGGTCGGCCTGGTCGTCAGGCGTCTGTTCGGGCGGCGTCGTCGTCATGGCGGGTCCTCGGGTCGGTGCGGTCGGGTCGGTGTGGTCGGGTCGAACGGTTCGGCGGGTGGGGCCGGCTCAGAGGGCGGTGTAGCCGCCGTCGATGACGAGGCTCTGGCCCGTGAGGTACGAGGAGGCGTCGGACGCGAGCAGCAGGACGAGCCCGTGGAGGTCCTCCGGCTGCCCCATCCGGCCCGCCGGGATGTCCGCGGTCCACTCGGCGGCGAGGTCGGGGTTCGCCTCGGTGAACTCGCGGGTCATGTCCGAGAGGAAGTACCCGGGGGCGATCGCGTTGACACGGACACCGGAGGGTGCCCACTCGACCGCCAGTGACGACGCGAGGTGACTGACCGCCGCCTTCGACGCGCTGTAGGAGGCCTGGAACTGCGGCTGATTCACGATGAACGCCGACATCGACGAGATGAAGACCGCCGAGGCGGGCCGGCCCGCGGCGATGGCTCGACGGGCGAAGGACTGCGCGGCGAAGAAGGTGCCGTCGAGGTTCACGGCGAGCACCTTCCGCCAAGTGTCCGCCGGCACGTCGACGCTGTCGCCCCAGATGGTGATGCCCGCCGCGGTCACGAGCAGCGACGGCGCGCCGAGCTCGGCCTCGGCAGCGGCGAAGGCGGCCTCGACGGCGGTGGCGTCGGTGACGTCGACCGCATGCGCCGAGGTGCGGACGCCGTACTCGGACGCCAACCGCTCGGCCGACTCGTGGACAGTCGGCAAGAGGTCGAGCAACGCCACCTGGACGCCCTGCGCGGCGAGCGCCGTGGCGATCGAGTAGCCGAGCCCGCGGGCCCCGCCGGTGATGACGGCCGTGCGGCCGTGGAGGTCAGCGAACATGTGTGGTCCTTCGATCGGGCGGGCTGGTGGAGGTGTCGGCGGGCGAGGCGAGTCGCTCAGATCTCCTGGTCGGTGGGCAGGATGACGAGGTCGCGGATGGTGACGTGTCGGGGTCTGGTGAGCATGAAGAGCACGGCGTCGGCGACGTCCTCTGAACGGATGCCGGTGCGTGCGGCGATCTGGTCCTCCACGCCTGAGGCCCCCTCGGCGATCCCCCACAGCTCGTTGAGCACGACGCCGGGGGCGACCGCGCCCATCCGCACCCCGGATCCGACGAGGTTCCGCCGGGCGGTGTGGACGAACGACTGCATGGCGTGTTTCGTCGCGGAGTAGACGGGCTCCCAGTGGATGTCCTGGTGACCGGACACCGAGCTCGTCACCAGGACGTCGCCCGCGCCCTGCTCGACGAGGTGCGGCAGCGCTGCGCGAACCGTCGCCATCGCTCCGAGGACGTTGACGCCGACGAGCTCCTCGATCGCGGTCATCGGGGTGTCGACGACGTCACCACCGACGTAGAGGCCCGCGTTGGCGAGGACGATGTCGAGGCGTCCGAAGGCGGCGAGCGCCAGGGCGACGGCCTGCTCGGACACGGCGGGGTCGGCGAGGTCGCCCGCCAGGAACACGCTCGGTGTCGGCAGGGCGTCGGCGACGGCCGAGAGTCGCTCGGTGGAGCGTCCCACGAGGACCGTGCGCACCCCGGCAGCGGCGAGCGCCTGGGCGTACGAGCGGCCGATGCCCGAGGATGCTCCGGTGATGATCGCGACCTGCCCGGTGAGGTCGGTGGCGCTGGTCGGCTGGCTCATGTCGTGGTCCTTCCGTGCGCCGTCCCGGCGCGGGCGGTCGTGGATTCCTGCGCGGCGAGCGCGGCTCGACGCAGCAGTTCGTCGGGTCTCGTGTCGATGCGTGCGACGGCCTCGTCGCTCAGGTACACCGGCCCGCCCGCGGCGAGTGCTCCGAGGAGCACCTGGGCGACCTTCACGGCCATCTCGGTGATCCGGAGGACCTCGGCCGCACTCGAACCGAGGGCGAACATCCCGTGGTTCTGCAGGTACAGGACCTTCGGCACCCGACCGGTCGTGGCGAGCTGCCCACGGAGCATGCGGCGGACCGTGCGGGCGAGTTCGAGCCCGGGGTCGACGTAGGGCACGAGCAGCGGATCGGTGCCGAGGACCACGATCTGGTCGGGGAAGAGGGAACCTCGGGTCAGGGCGTCGGCCGACGGCGAGCAGAGCAGGGCGTTGACCGGCGCGGGGTGGGTGTGGCCGACCGCGACGACGCCGGGCAGGTCGAGGCAGACGGCGTGGAGGATCGCCTCCACCGAGGGGCGCCGACCGTTCCCCGCGAGCGCCGCGGCATCGAACAGCGCGGCCACCTCGGCGTCCCCGCCCGCGTGCGAGTCGACGAGGTCGAGCACCGGTCCGATCGCGAGACGGACCGCGTCGTCGGCGGTCGCCACGGCCATGGACGCGCCGCTCGCCTTCACGAGCATCGCCCGAACACCGTCCTCTGGCAGGAGCAGGGAGGTGTTGCCCTCCGCCAGGAGCGCCCACGCCCGATCGGGGTGGCCGAGGTCGCGCGAGAAGGCGACGAAGCGGTCGAGGAGGTCCGTCTCGGTCTCCGGCTGGTCGGTGCGGTCGGTCATGTCGGTGTCCGCTCATGGTCATGGTCATGGTCGTGATCGTCCTGGCCGTGCCGGTAGACCGCGTCGAGCGACGGCGCGTGACCGGCCGCGACGAGTTGCACGGCCAGGTTGCCGAGCGCCGAAGCCTCCGCCGGGCCGACGGTGACCGGAAGACCGGTCCGTGCCGCCGTGCGGGCACACAGGAGCCGGTTGCGCGATCCGCCGCCGACGATGCGGACCGAACGGATCGTCACCCCGGTGATCGCCTCGCAGGCCCGGACCGTCTCGGCGTAGGCGACCGCGAGGCTCTCGACCACGCTGCGCACGGTGTCGCTCCGTCCGCCCGGTGGACGCTGTCCGGTCTCCCGGCAAAGCGTCGCGATGCGTTCCGGCATGTCCCCCGGCACGAGCAGGCGTGGGTCGGCGACGTCGAACACGGCGGGCGTGACGTCCGTGGCCGCGTCTGTTTCCGCCTCGGACACGGCCGCCACGAGTTCGACGAGGTCGACCGCGCTCCCGTCCTCTGCGGACCAGGCGCGGGCGCACTCCGTGAGCAGCCACATCCCCGCCAGGTTGCGGAGGAGCAGGGAGGATCCGGCGGCACCGGCCTCGTTCGTGAAGCCGGCGTCCCGCGAGTGCTCCGTGAGCACCGGCGCCGGCAGGCACACCCCGACGAGGGACCAGCTGCCGCTCGAGACGAGGAGCTCCGCGCCGTCCGGGCGGGCGAAGGCGAGTGCGGACGCGGTGTCGTGCTCCGCGACGCGGTGGACGGGGATCGGCACGCTCGACCCGAGACGCGCGGTGACCTCCGGCGTCGTCGGGCCGGCGACCGTCCCCGGTGCGACCACCGGCGGGAAGTCGAAGCCGTCGAGACCCCAGCGACGGATGAGCTCCGCCGCCCAGTCGCCGGTGCCCTGATCGAGCAGCTGCGTCGTCGAGGCGATCGTGCGCTCCGCTCCGACGACGCCTGTGAGCAGCCACACCCAGAGGTCCGGGACGAGCAACACGGTCGGGCGATCGCCGTCGGCTCGGCGGACGTCGAGCTCCTCGGCACGGGACCGCAGCTGGTAGGAGGTGTTGATGGTCTGCTCCAGCACGCCGGTCACCGCGTAGGCCGTCGCGGCGTCGACGAGCACGGCGGCACGGGCCGGACCGTCGGCGTCGGCGCCGCGGTGGTGCGGCACGGTCGGGAACGCGGTACCGCTGCCGACGCCCACGAGTGCGACGTCGACGCCCCAGCTGTCGACCCCGATCCCGTCGAGCACACCGCCCGCGGCCGCTGCGATCCGGACGGCCTCCGCGAGCCCGACGAGGGTCTCCTCGAACAGGCGCTCCGCATCCCACCGGAGTCGACCGTCCTGCGTGATCGGGCCGTTGGGGAACCGGTGCACCTCGGTGAGCGCCAAGCGGCCGTCGGCCCAGCGGCCGAGCATGACGCGACCGCTCGACGCACCGAGGTCCACGGCGGCGTGGAAGCGTGGAACGGCCTGATCGATCATGGCGTCGTCGCCTCGTCGCGTGGCGGCGTGGCCGGTTCGCTCAGCGGTGTCGTCGGGTCGGGGTCCTGGACGGCGACCGGTGTGGTCAGCGCCTCGAGGGAGGTGAGGATGGTCGTCGCGCTCGACACGGCGAGCGCACCCCAGGCGGCGGCCGACGCGACCGCGGCCGCCGGGTCGTCCCGGCCGTCCTCGCCGTGGAGTCCGACGAGGAATCCGGCCAACGAGGCGTCGCCGGCCCCGGCCGTGTTCACGACCGTGGCTGCGACGTGCGCGTGCCACAGCCCTGCCGCGGTGCGGAGGAGCGCCCCGTCGGCGCCCATGCTCACGTAGACGAGGTCGCAGCCGGCACGGTGCAGTTCGTCGGCGGCGGAGGCGACGTCGCCGATCGTCAGCAGCTCACGGCCGGTGAGCTCGGCGAGCTCGTGCGCGTTCGGTTTGAGCAGGTGGACGAGGTCGAGGTTCGCGACGGCGGTCTCGAGCGCCGCACCCGCGGTGTCGACGGCCACGCGCGCTCCCCGGTCACCCGCCTGACGGAGCAACTGGATGATGTCGACGGGGCCGGTGCCGCCCTGGACCGTCGGGATCGTGCCGGAGAGGACGAGCCAGTCCGCGCCGATCCGGTCGATCTCCGCGCCGGAGGTGGCGACGACGGCGGCCCAGTCCTCGGCACGCAGCGGGATCGCCGGTTCGTTGACCTTGGTCGTTCCGGTCGCGGCGTCGAGGATGGTCGTGTTCACGCGCGTCCGACCGTCGGTCGGGACGACGGCGAGCAACGTCCGGAGCGCCGGGTCGTCGGCGAGGATCCGTCCGTCCGCACCCATCGGCAC from Plantibacter flavus includes these protein-coding regions:
- a CDS encoding SDR family oxidoreductase, with translation MSQPTSATDLTGQVAIITGASSGIGRSYAQALAAAGVRTVLVGRSTERLSAVADALPTPSVFLAGDLADPAVSEQAVALALAAFGRLDIVLANAGLYVGGDVVDTPMTAIEELVGVNVLGAMATVRAALPHLVEQGAGDVLVTSSVSGHQDIHWEPVYSATKHAMQSFVHTARRNLVGSGVRMGAVAPGVVLNELWGIAEGASGVEDQIAARTGIRSEDVADAVLFMLTRPRHVTIRDLVILPTDQEI
- a CDS encoding DUF4432 family protein, whose amino-acid sequence is MTTTPPEQTPDDQADRDAVWGARRRRFVEARSGAVERAWAPRAVRVDDGPSTGRRQVELRHLGGLEVTVEVDQFLDLGEASWNGEVVSFVAPTTAPQAESWARRWQGGLLTTCGLTAVGLAADADGGMHGRAHRIPATVTRREGRWTAAGRYELLVDGLLREGAVFQQNLTVTRSIRAEVGVARIRLHDVVRNEGFVAEPVRLLYHVNLGWPVLHGGAVVAAEADVPGGAASERQDGGGWRRVIGEPEPAADEQVDALDAVAGPDGWSIATLSGEAGTVTVRFRPEQLPFLTVWRSTAAGSYALGIEPGTCWPSHAAGPDRGKAGRTVEPGESFEVDLEIVFEPAADDFGD
- a CDS encoding 1-phosphofructokinase family hexose kinase — encoded protein: MSGIVTVTPAAAIDQTYRVDGLRLGDVNRAVGVSTELSGKGVNVARAVTLSPLPVRAVVPMGADGRILADDPALRTLLAVVPTDGRTRVNTTILDAATGTTKVNEPAIPLRAEDWAAVVATSGAEIDRIGADWLVLSGTIPTVQGGTGPVDIIQLLRQAGDRGARVAVDTAGAALETAVANLDLVHLLKPNAHELAELTGRELLTIGDVASAADELHRAGCDLVYVSMGADGALLRTAAGLWHAHVAATVVNTAGAGDASLAGFLVGLHGEDGRDDPAAAVASAAAWGALAVSSATTILTSLEALTTPVAVQDPDPTTPLSEPATPPRDEATTP
- a CDS encoding SDR family oxidoreductase, translated to MFADLHGRTAVITGGARGLGYSIATALAAQGVQVALLDLLPTVHESAERLASEYGVRTSAHAVDVTDATAVEAAFAAAEAELGAPSLLVTAAGITIWGDSVDVPADTWRKVLAVNLDGTFFAAQSFARRAIAAGRPASAVFISSMSAFIVNQPQFQASYSASKAAVSHLASSLAVEWAPSGVRVNAIAPGYFLSDMTREFTEANPDLAAEWTADIPAGRMGQPEDLHGLVLLLASDASSYLTGQSLVIDGGYTAL
- a CDS encoding rhamnulokinase, whose product is MIDQAVPRFHAAVDLGASSGRVMLGRWADGRLALTEVHRFPNGPITQDGRLRWDAERLFEETLVGLAEAVRIAAAAGGVLDGIGVDSWGVDVALVGVGSGTAFPTVPHHRGADADGPARAAVLVDAATAYAVTGVLEQTINTSYQLRSRAEELDVRRADGDRPTVLLVPDLWVWLLTGVVGAERTIASTTQLLDQGTGDWAAELIRRWGLDGFDFPPVVAPGTVAGPTTPEVTARLGSSVPIPVHRVAEHDTASALAFARPDGAELLVSSGSWSLVGVCLPAPVLTEHSRDAGFTNEAGAAGSSLLLRNLAGMWLLTECARAWSAEDGSAVDLVELVAAVSEAETDAATDVTPAVFDVADPRLLVPGDMPERIATLCRETGQRPPGGRSDTVRSVVESLAVAYAETVRACEAITGVTIRSVRIVGGGSRNRLLCARTAARTGLPVTVGPAEASALGNLAVQLVAAGHAPSLDAVYRHGQDDHDHDHDHERTPT
- a CDS encoding class II aldolase/adducin family protein, which produces MTDRTDQPETETDLLDRFVAFSRDLGHPDRAWALLAEGNTSLLLPEDGVRAMLVKASGASMAVATADDAVRLAIGPVLDLVDSHAGGDAEVAALFDAAALAGNGRRPSVEAILHAVCLDLPGVVAVGHTHPAPVNALLCSPSADALTRGSLFPDQIVVLGTDPLLVPYVDPGLELARTVRRMLRGQLATTGRVPKVLYLQNHGMFALGSSAAEVLRITEMAVKVAQVLLGALAAGGPVYLSDEAVARIDTRPDELLRRAALAAQESTTARAGTAHGRTTT